The following are from one region of the Ferrimicrobium sp. genome:
- a CDS encoding 4-hydroxybutyrate CoA-transferase, producing the protein MELVTYEVAQERFEAVAKNSPRVVAGGNFATPMTLLNAFDAVVPSYRLFILNPHGAIPTREGVTYESPFLGPAIRDRGRQLEYLPMRLSLVPSLLGSVRKPDIVLIHVSRRRGDHVSLGTEVNILPAAIEQTRRNKGLVVAQINELMPYTYGDSELAVDQIDFAISANEPLLSPTALDPAQGVATTIASLVTELIEDGSTLQLGIGAIPNAVAALLTKRRQLRIWSEMISDGVLNLERVGALDGDRALVASFLFGSSELYAWCDSNPRLRLARTEIVNDPSKIAQQPGMTAINSAIQVDLFGQANANFVNGRFYSGIGGQADFTVGSLHAIGGHSIIALPSWHDKSATSTVLERLDGPVTSFQHSAIVSEQGSALLFGRSSYDQAAAICNNVAHPKVRDQLREALRSMH; encoded by the coding sequence TTGGAGCTGGTCACGTATGAGGTAGCCCAGGAGCGGTTCGAAGCCGTAGCCAAGAATTCGCCAAGGGTGGTTGCCGGTGGCAACTTTGCAACCCCGATGACCTTGCTCAATGCCTTCGATGCTGTGGTCCCCTCCTACCGGCTCTTTATCCTGAATCCACATGGGGCGATTCCAACTCGGGAGGGAGTCACCTACGAGAGTCCATTCTTGGGCCCAGCGATTCGAGACCGTGGCCGACAGCTGGAATATCTACCAATGCGACTGTCCCTGGTGCCATCGCTCCTCGGTTCGGTGAGGAAGCCCGATATTGTCTTGATCCATGTCTCAAGGCGGCGGGGAGATCACGTTTCGCTGGGTACCGAGGTCAATATCCTGCCTGCCGCGATTGAGCAGACGCGACGCAACAAAGGCCTCGTGGTTGCTCAGATCAACGAGTTGATGCCCTATACCTACGGCGATAGCGAGCTCGCTGTCGACCAGATCGACTTTGCCATCAGTGCGAACGAACCGTTACTAAGCCCGACGGCGTTGGATCCAGCCCAAGGGGTCGCCACCACGATTGCCAGCCTGGTCACCGAACTCATCGAGGATGGATCGACCTTGCAGCTCGGCATTGGCGCGATCCCCAATGCCGTCGCTGCACTGTTGACCAAACGACGCCAACTTCGTATCTGGTCGGAGATGATCAGCGACGGCGTACTGAACCTGGAGCGGGTCGGCGCACTGGATGGTGATCGTGCGCTTGTCGCGTCGTTCCTGTTCGGGTCCAGTGAACTCTATGCTTGGTGCGACTCGAATCCTCGACTACGCTTGGCCCGTACCGAGATCGTCAACGATCCCTCCAAGATCGCGCAACAACCAGGCATGACGGCCATCAATTCTGCGATCCAAGTCGATCTTTTCGGTCAGGCAAATGCGAATTTTGTGAACGGTCGCTTTTACTCTGGGATCGGTGGGCAAGCTGATTTCACCGTCGGATCGCTCCACGCGATTGGGGGACACTCGATTATCGCGCTGCCATCTTGGCATGATAAAAGTGCAACCTCAACGGTTCTTGAGCGGCTCGATGGGCCAGTAACGTCTTTTCAGCACTCCGCCATCGTCTCTGAACAGGGTTCCGCTCTGCTCTTTGGTCGATCCTCTTATGATCAAGCTGCAGCTATTTGCAACAATGTCGCTCACCCAAAGGTTCGTGACCAACTCCGTGAGGCGCTTCGATCCATGCACTAG
- a CDS encoding transglycosylase family protein — MPARTLAKGIVYSIGLLGLTLLPTVPGVLTSASKATLQTQADQLSRQIAVQSTQIRTIAVQAASARQQVLIDRTNLTRVTAELAQARTHLVSEKQLLVRYAVAKFTDAPGSSSVISTLNTNQNNVAAQSAYESVASGYIVNIITGYRRDQQVVTTLVNAAAHALASASQAQQRLSQELASLQVAITNEQSSLSSMHGQIAQLVQQQLAQQAAQQAAQQQARAQAAQQQAAQQAAQQQARAQAAQQQALAQQAPPTSSQGAPSASGVAAAVSTGGAAGQWGGTPAPPSPQAFSALRNCEAGGNYQENTGNGYYGAYQFSAATWAGLGFSGLPSSASPATQNRAAQIEQQQGGWSAWPECSLILGLG, encoded by the coding sequence ATGCCAGCGAGGACGTTAGCAAAGGGAATTGTCTATTCGATAGGGTTACTGGGTTTGACCCTGCTGCCCACAGTTCCCGGTGTGCTTACCAGCGCCTCCAAGGCTACCCTCCAGACTCAGGCAGACCAACTGAGTCGCCAGATCGCGGTGCAATCAACTCAGATTCGAACAATCGCGGTGCAGGCGGCTTCGGCCAGGCAACAGGTGCTCATCGATCGCACCAACCTCACGAGGGTTACCGCCGAGCTTGCACAGGCTCGTACGCACCTAGTGAGTGAGAAACAGCTTCTGGTGCGCTACGCGGTCGCCAAGTTTACTGATGCACCCGGGTCGAGCTCGGTAATCTCGACACTGAACACCAATCAAAATAATGTTGCAGCACAGAGTGCCTATGAAAGTGTTGCTAGTGGATACATCGTCAACATCATCACGGGATACCGGCGCGATCAACAGGTGGTCACGACGCTAGTCAACGCTGCTGCTCACGCCCTAGCTTCGGCATCGCAAGCACAACAGAGGCTTTCGCAGGAGTTGGCGTCGTTACAGGTAGCTATCACCAACGAGCAGTCCTCACTCTCGTCCATGCATGGTCAGATCGCTCAACTTGTGCAACAACAGCTGGCTCAACAAGCAGCCCAACAGGCCGCCCAGCAACAAGCTCGAGCTCAGGCCGCCCAACAACAAGCAGCCCAACAGGCCGCCCAGCAACAAGCTCGAGCTCAGGCCGCCCAGCAACAAGCTCTAGCCCAACAGGCCCCACCAACGTCCTCACAAGGAGCACCAAGTGCGAGCGGTGTGGCTGCCGCGGTTTCGACAGGTGGGGCTGCTGGACAGTGGGGAGGTACGCCAGCACCCCCGTCGCCGCAGGCTTTTAGTGCTCTGCGTAATTGTGAAGCAGGTGGGAATTACCAGGAGAACACCGGCAACGGTTACTACGGTGCCTACCAGTTTTCTGCTGCTACCTGGGCGGGTCTAGGTTTCAGCGGCCTCCCCTCAAGCGCGAGTCCCGCCACACAAAATCGGGCTGCCCAAATTGAACAGCAACAGGGTGGGTGGTCGGCATGGCCTGAATGCTCGCTGATCCTCGGCCTCGGATGA
- a CDS encoding methylated-DNA--[protein]-cysteine S-methyltransferase gives MIRYRTLDSPVGLITLAGLRECITNLVMENAAHPPASRNQWVKDADAFPHVVAQLEAYFRGEPTDFDVALAPTGTNFQCRVWDALREIPYGETRSYGEIAHSIGQPAAARAVGMANGRNPIAIIVPCHRVIGANGDLTGYAGGLSAKRVLLQLEAG, from the coding sequence GTGATCCGGTATCGAACTCTCGATAGTCCAGTCGGCCTCATCACACTTGCTGGACTAAGAGAGTGCATTACCAATCTGGTGATGGAGAATGCGGCCCATCCACCAGCATCTCGGAACCAGTGGGTAAAGGATGCTGATGCCTTTCCTCACGTGGTCGCTCAACTCGAGGCGTACTTCCGAGGCGAGCCAACCGACTTTGATGTTGCACTGGCACCTACTGGCACCAACTTCCAGTGTCGGGTATGGGATGCCCTGCGCGAGATCCCATACGGCGAGACCCGCTCCTATGGCGAGATCGCCCACAGTATCGGCCAGCCAGCCGCAGCGCGGGCTGTGGGGATGGCTAACGGTCGTAATCCGATCGCTATTATCGTTCCCTGTCATCGGGTGATTGGAGCCAACGGAGACCTAACCGGGTACGCCGGAGGATTGAGTGCCAAACGTGTCCTGCTTCAGCTGGAGGCGGGATAG
- a CDS encoding NADH-quinone oxidoreductase subunit H — protein MSDVVLQVCQVLTIVLLSPLIHGFIVFAEERVQGNRGPSILQPYRDLWKLFHKEQLVPTSASFLFWLTPVVAFVAMMIVPMLIPVLTNFPLPLSNIGDILGGGLILTLAAFFLSLAGLDTGHPYGGVGSSRESILAILAEPSLIMVFIGITLLAESMLPFVVNHLLVGSLATYLSPAHLFFVAAFLILLTVETERLPIHSSIHYEVYMIGEARILEYSGPMLGLIRWSSWMKQAILYTIFLNVLAVPWGLSSTGSVPSVAMSVIVLLGKWLIVACIMVVVETAQSRLRFFRYQEPLALALILAVLAVVARQVL, from the coding sequence GTGAGCGATGTGGTGTTGCAGGTCTGCCAAGTGCTAACCATAGTCCTGTTGTCCCCGTTGATTCACGGGTTCATTGTCTTCGCTGAGGAGCGCGTGCAAGGGAATCGGGGGCCCTCTATCCTGCAGCCGTATCGAGACCTTTGGAAGTTGTTCCATAAAGAGCAGCTTGTGCCGACCTCGGCATCGTTCCTGTTTTGGCTCACCCCGGTCGTTGCCTTCGTCGCCATGATGATCGTTCCTATGTTGATCCCTGTGTTGACGAACTTTCCCTTACCATTGTCGAACATCGGGGACATCCTCGGCGGCGGGCTTATCTTGACGTTGGCAGCCTTTTTTCTGAGTCTGGCTGGGCTTGACACCGGCCATCCATACGGAGGGGTGGGGAGTTCTCGGGAGTCGATCCTTGCTATCTTGGCAGAGCCCAGCCTCATCATGGTGTTCATTGGGATTACCTTGCTGGCGGAGTCGATGCTTCCGTTCGTTGTCAATCATCTGCTCGTTGGCAGTCTTGCAACCTATCTCAGTCCGGCTCATCTGTTCTTCGTCGCTGCCTTCTTGATTCTCCTCACGGTGGAGACCGAGCGACTTCCGATCCACTCGTCAATCCACTACGAGGTCTACATGATTGGCGAGGCCAGGATCCTGGAGTACTCGGGGCCGATGCTCGGTTTGATCCGCTGGTCGTCGTGGATGAAGCAAGCCATCCTGTACACCATCTTCCTTAATGTGCTTGCCGTTCCGTGGGGACTCTCGTCTACTGGATCGGTTCCGAGTGTTGCCATGAGCGTAATCGTGCTTTTGGGCAAGTGGCTGATCGTCGCGTGCATCATGGTTGTCGTCGAGACGGCACAGTCGCGGCTCCGTTTCTTCCGGTATCAAGAGCCCCTGGCGCTCGCACTCATTCTGGCGGTGCTCGCAGTCGTGGCGCGACAGGTTCTGTGA
- a CDS encoding crotonase/enoyl-CoA hydratase family protein: MADIEVRDDDVVRIVTINRPEARNAIDRTTADWLEETFLTFEHDPKVHVAILTGSGGTFCAGADLKAIAAGHANRLDEDGPGPLGPTRLQLSKPTIAAIEGYAVAGGLELALWCDLRVMASTAVVGVFCRRFGVPLVDGGTVRLPRIVGLGRALDLILTGRAVGAEEALGMGLVSRVAPSGRALQIAIDLAREIARFPQLCLRNDRASVYEGLDLEFVAALGNEFGYGRRSFAAEGAEGATRFTNGVGRHGESIDLG; this comes from the coding sequence ATGGCGGATATTGAGGTTCGAGACGACGACGTAGTCCGCATTGTTACCATCAACCGTCCCGAGGCAAGAAACGCGATCGATCGAACAACTGCGGATTGGCTAGAGGAGACGTTTCTTACCTTCGAACACGATCCAAAGGTTCACGTCGCCATCCTGACGGGCTCTGGCGGTACATTTTGTGCTGGAGCAGACCTCAAGGCGATCGCGGCGGGCCATGCGAATCGGCTCGACGAAGACGGTCCGGGACCCCTCGGACCCACCCGGTTACAGTTGAGCAAGCCGACAATTGCTGCCATTGAGGGTTACGCAGTAGCAGGTGGTTTGGAGCTCGCGCTCTGGTGCGATCTGCGGGTGATGGCATCGACGGCGGTTGTCGGGGTCTTCTGTCGCCGCTTTGGTGTCCCGCTCGTCGACGGCGGCACAGTACGGTTGCCGAGAATCGTCGGACTAGGCCGAGCGCTTGATCTCATTCTGACTGGCCGTGCAGTCGGCGCTGAGGAGGCATTGGGGATGGGCTTGGTGAGCCGAGTGGCCCCGAGCGGTCGAGCGCTGCAAATAGCGATTGACCTGGCTCGCGAGATTGCCCGGTTCCCCCAACTCTGCCTGCGAAACGATAGGGCGTCGGTCTATGAGGGTCTTGACCTTGAGTTCGTGGCGGCGCTTGGGAATGAGTTTGGCTACGGCCGCCGCTCCTTTGCGGCGGAAGGCGCCGAGGGTGCCACCAGGTTCACCAATGGGGTGGGACGCCACGGCGAGTCCATCGATCTCGGTTAA
- a CDS encoding FAD-dependent monooxygenase — MGSTPRLTPEVVVIGGGPVGQTAALLCAQWGLRVLILEAQTHRDRTGSRAICQQREVLDTWDAIGAGVLIDRGITWSRGRTYYRDQEIFSVELRDRGSSLLPPFVNISQSEVEETLLGLIACNPFIEVEYGAIVTQLQSDDDKVTLEVETPKGSRQVESRFGIACCGLHSEDLRAQLGIDFPGRSFDDLFLICDIKADLPTQRGERRFHFDPSWNPGRQVLIHEQPDSVWRIDWQVPEGFDLAQEEASGGLAARIHEIVGDQPYELVWRSVYRFQGRVASRFRRGSIFLAGDFAHVFAPFGARGLNSGVHDVENLVWKLAMVSRGLADRRLLDTYEVERRAAALENLDVTSATMRFLVPQTAADRQRRTRLLEGAAEGSSAAIAAVDSGRLYEPYWYVDSPLTTPLPGRAFSGRPSRGEPVDPVPGTILPDQALGELGGAGQHYKRLRQLVHRGLTVLSDEPSLVRIPKELPVSVLDLAVLDPERSLRRALDLGERPVHLVVRPDGHLAAIIAGNADRVTPALMRALANPA; from the coding sequence ATGGGATCAACTCCAAGACTAACGCCGGAGGTCGTCGTCATTGGTGGGGGTCCGGTTGGCCAGACGGCGGCGCTGTTGTGTGCCCAATGGGGATTACGAGTCCTCATACTTGAGGCGCAGACGCATCGGGACCGCACCGGTTCACGGGCTATCTGTCAACAACGTGAGGTGCTTGATACCTGGGATGCCATTGGAGCCGGAGTACTCATCGATCGTGGGATTACCTGGTCAAGGGGGCGTACCTACTACCGAGACCAGGAGATCTTCTCGGTCGAACTGAGGGATCGTGGCTCCTCGCTGCTTCCGCCGTTCGTCAACATCTCCCAGTCTGAGGTGGAAGAGACGCTACTTGGGCTCATCGCGTGCAATCCGTTCATTGAGGTTGAGTACGGTGCGATCGTGACGCAACTGCAAAGCGACGATGACAAGGTCACCCTTGAGGTCGAGACACCGAAGGGGTCGCGACAGGTTGAAAGTCGGTTTGGAATTGCCTGCTGCGGTCTGCATTCCGAAGATTTACGTGCTCAGCTTGGTATCGATTTCCCCGGACGGTCGTTCGACGACCTCTTCTTGATCTGCGATATCAAGGCCGATCTACCCACTCAGCGAGGGGAGCGTCGCTTTCACTTCGATCCAAGCTGGAACCCGGGTCGACAGGTGCTCATTCATGAGCAGCCTGATAGTGTTTGGCGAATCGATTGGCAGGTGCCGGAGGGGTTCGACCTTGCCCAGGAGGAGGCCTCCGGGGGGTTGGCAGCACGTATCCACGAGATCGTTGGAGACCAACCCTATGAACTCGTTTGGCGATCGGTCTATCGCTTTCAAGGGCGAGTCGCAAGCCGCTTTCGTCGCGGGTCGATCTTCTTGGCTGGAGACTTTGCTCACGTCTTTGCCCCCTTTGGCGCCCGAGGGCTCAACAGTGGCGTTCATGACGTCGAGAACCTCGTTTGGAAGCTGGCGATGGTTTCGCGTGGCTTGGCTGATCGGCGACTGCTGGACACTTATGAGGTGGAGCGTCGGGCAGCGGCGCTCGAGAATCTCGATGTAACATCGGCCACGATGCGATTCTTGGTCCCTCAGACGGCGGCCGATCGACAGCGCAGGACTCGTCTCCTCGAAGGCGCGGCCGAGGGATCGAGTGCCGCCATTGCCGCGGTCGACTCGGGGCGCCTCTACGAACCCTATTGGTATGTCGATTCCCCGCTCACGACGCCACTACCCGGCCGTGCCTTTAGCGGTCGACCGAGTCGTGGCGAGCCCGTCGACCCGGTTCCAGGTACAATTTTGCCTGACCAAGCGCTCGGCGAACTAGGAGGTGCTGGCCAACATTACAAGCGCCTGCGCCAACTCGTCCACCGAGGCTTGACGGTGTTGAGTGATGAGCCGTCACTGGTTCGGATCCCAAAGGAGTTACCGGTCAGCGTTCTAGATCTGGCCGTCTTGGACCCGGAGCGTTCACTTCGACGGGCTCTGGACCTTGGCGAGCGGCCCGTACATCTGGTCGTCAGGCCCGATGGACACCTTGCTGCTATCATTGCGGGCAATGCCGATCGAGTGACCCCCGCGTTGATGCGGGCGCTTGCGAACCCGGCGTAA
- a CDS encoding amidohydrolase family protein yields MRIIAIEEHFAPRDLEAERGGSTRYPGELGDRLDDVEEQRIADMDRNGISFQVLASTPPNAQNASEARRWNDRLATIIAAHPDRFGGFAALATPEPESCPAELERAVKDLGFLGAMIHGHANGVFCDSPALNPTFAKAEELGVPIYLHPTPPVPAVFAAYYSDLKPEVAQVLSTSGWGWHAETGLHALRLIVAGVFERFPHLQIIIGHMGENVPFSLARAEATLGRVTPELTRSISQTFCENFYITTSGYFTIPPLLCATMIVGVDRLIFSVDYPFARNEDARAFLDSMPLSLADRHKIAHQNVEHLLAIHP; encoded by the coding sequence ATGAGGATCATTGCCATCGAAGAGCACTTCGCCCCACGAGACCTTGAGGCAGAACGAGGTGGATCGACAAGATACCCAGGCGAACTTGGCGATCGCCTCGATGATGTCGAAGAGCAACGCATCGCCGATATGGATCGCAATGGCATCTCATTTCAAGTACTCGCCTCGACACCACCCAATGCTCAAAATGCTTCAGAGGCTAGGAGGTGGAACGATAGGCTTGCTACCATCATCGCTGCTCATCCCGATCGCTTTGGAGGATTTGCGGCCTTAGCAACGCCCGAACCAGAGTCCTGCCCGGCCGAACTCGAGCGAGCCGTCAAGGACCTCGGATTCTTAGGTGCCATGATCCATGGTCATGCCAACGGAGTGTTCTGCGACTCACCGGCCCTCAACCCCACCTTCGCCAAAGCCGAGGAGCTCGGCGTTCCGATCTACCTGCATCCCACCCCGCCAGTACCGGCGGTGTTTGCCGCCTATTACAGCGACCTCAAACCTGAGGTCGCACAGGTGCTCTCGACTAGTGGTTGGGGGTGGCACGCGGAAACCGGCCTGCACGCCTTGCGTCTTATCGTGGCTGGCGTGTTCGAACGGTTCCCACACCTTCAGATCATCATCGGCCACATGGGCGAAAACGTACCATTTTCTCTTGCCAGGGCGGAGGCGACGCTTGGGCGAGTGACTCCCGAGCTCACGCGCTCAATCAGCCAGACGTTTTGCGAAAACTTCTACATCACGACATCGGGTTACTTTACGATCCCTCCGTTGCTATGTGCAACGATGATCGTGGGCGTCGACCGACTCATCTTCTCAGTTGACTATCCGTTTGCCCGCAACGAAGATGCTCGGGCCTTTCTCGATTCCATGCCTCTTTCTCTTGCAGACCGTCACAAGATCGCTCATCAAAATGTCGAACACTTGTTGGCCATCCATCCTTGA
- a CDS encoding N-acyl homoserine lactonase family protein — translation MSKKLSRLDVRRINFGFFVRPASETPTKTANVEPVYAYLVTHPEVTLLFDTGIGAVDPETEDHYQPRRIDLVPALTQVGARPEMVDLVANSHLHFDHCGHNADFSDRAILMQESELRTARGANYTMPNLIDFVGARYEILDGITSIAPGLTLIPTPGHSQGHQSLVVQGTDGTLIVAGQATDTASAFGAQHLARKASRLEGRQLAPSAAWLELLESFDPRRIVFAHDQAIWEPGS, via the coding sequence ATGTCCAAGAAACTAAGTCGCCTTGATGTCCGTCGTATCAACTTTGGCTTCTTCGTTCGTCCAGCCAGCGAGACGCCGACTAAAACAGCGAACGTCGAGCCGGTCTATGCCTACCTCGTGACGCATCCAGAGGTGACGCTGCTCTTCGACACCGGCATTGGCGCGGTAGACCCAGAGACCGAGGACCATTACCAACCGCGGCGCATAGACCTAGTTCCAGCATTGACACAGGTTGGGGCTCGACCTGAGATGGTCGACTTGGTAGCCAATAGCCACCTCCACTTCGATCACTGTGGTCACAACGCCGACTTCAGTGACCGTGCAATCCTCATGCAAGAGAGCGAACTTCGCACTGCCCGCGGCGCAAACTACACCATGCCCAACCTGATCGACTTCGTCGGAGCACGCTACGAGATTCTCGATGGAATCACATCTATCGCTCCTGGCCTCACGCTCATTCCAACACCGGGACATAGCCAAGGACATCAGTCGCTTGTCGTTCAAGGCACCGACGGCACACTCATTGTGGCGGGACAGGCCACTGACACCGCGTCGGCTTTTGGAGCACAACATCTCGCACGTAAGGCCAGCCGCCTTGAGGGCCGCCAACTGGCGCCTAGCGCTGCTTGGCTCGAACTCCTTGAAAGTTTTGATCCCCGGCGGATCGTCTTTGCTCATGACCAAGCTATCTGGGAGCCCGGCAGCTAA
- a CDS encoding DUF1707 domain-containing protein codes for MGDELDQRCSDDDRDRAVLKLREALSEGRLDRSEFGDRVDAVLVARTHGDLRVVLADIDITGVGGASVGLERPMLPGPGEAMTSGTKFALSIFGSQSLAPRSTRTVVVAIFGSSLVDLSGLSVTQRRRIVAISLFGSTKVVLGPEQRAHLGGLAVLGSKRLSRRVRSNGPITVEVTGLALLGSVAVVGRRH; via the coding sequence ATGGGGGATGAACTCGATCAGCGCTGCTCTGATGATGATCGAGATCGTGCCGTTTTGAAGTTGAGGGAGGCGTTGTCCGAGGGGCGTCTCGACCGATCGGAGTTTGGGGACCGCGTCGATGCAGTGCTTGTGGCACGAACCCATGGCGACTTACGTGTCGTGCTTGCTGATATCGATATCACGGGTGTTGGTGGCGCGAGCGTAGGCCTTGAGCGACCAATGCTGCCGGGACCAGGCGAGGCCATGACGTCGGGGACCAAGTTTGCCCTGTCCATCTTTGGCAGCCAATCGCTTGCCCCGCGTTCTACTAGAACAGTGGTTGTCGCGATTTTTGGTTCGTCGCTGGTTGATCTTTCAGGGTTATCTGTGACACAGCGCCGAAGGATCGTTGCAATTTCGCTTTTTGGTTCGACGAAAGTTGTGCTTGGTCCCGAACAGCGTGCACACCTTGGCGGCCTTGCAGTGTTGGGGTCGAAGCGGCTGAGCCGACGAGTACGCTCCAACGGTCCCATCACGGTTGAGGTCACAGGCTTAGCGTTGTTGGGCTCCGTCGCTGTTGTCGGTAGACGGCATTAG
- a CDS encoding helix-turn-helix domain-containing protein, whose amino-acid sequence MHEDFDWCFGVIQSKDARFDGWFVTAVITTGIYCRPSCPARSPLARNLAFYPTAAAAQQAGFRACKRCRPDASPGSPEWDTRQDLVARAMRLIADGVVDREGVAGLASRVGYSARQLERHLMAEVGAGPLALARANRAQTARLLIETTTMTYSDVAFAAGFSSVRQFNDTVRSVFACTPTELRVRATGRGTPRPTIDSTTPGSLTFRLSFRSPLAPESLFGHLAATGVPGYEEVRAGAYRRTLRLPNANGIVSLRPLSDHVSCRLVLQDLRDVPTAIARCRRLLDLDSDPEAFTAALSNDPALSRVVAHSPGRRIPRTVDGAEMAVRVVLGQQVSTKAARTHASRLVAQHGTPIDDPDGGLSRVFPSPQALQNLDPEALAMPRARRTALVALVGALADGSVELDAGADSRRARHHLAELPGIGPWSVELIAMRALGDPDAFPATDMGVVKGAAALDLPVSPAALVAHSRRWQPWRSYAVQYLWATQDHPINRWPQGEATCK is encoded by the coding sequence ATGCACGAGGATTTTGATTGGTGCTTTGGGGTTATCCAGTCCAAGGATGCCCGCTTTGACGGCTGGTTTGTAACTGCGGTAATCACCACTGGGATCTACTGTCGGCCGAGCTGTCCAGCTCGATCGCCTTTGGCTCGGAACTTAGCATTTTATCCGACTGCCGCAGCAGCACAGCAGGCGGGGTTCCGCGCCTGCAAGCGCTGTCGACCCGATGCGTCACCTGGCTCACCCGAATGGGATACTCGTCAGGATCTGGTCGCCAGGGCAATGCGGTTGATCGCAGACGGCGTGGTCGATCGCGAGGGCGTGGCCGGGCTGGCGTCCCGCGTCGGCTACAGCGCCCGCCAGTTGGAACGGCACCTCATGGCTGAGGTCGGTGCTGGGCCGCTTGCCCTCGCCCGGGCCAACAGAGCTCAGACTGCGCGGCTTCTCATCGAGACGACCACCATGACCTATTCCGATGTCGCGTTCGCAGCTGGATTCTCGAGCGTCCGCCAATTCAACGACACCGTGCGCTCGGTCTTTGCTTGCACGCCAACCGAATTGCGTGTGCGAGCCACCGGTCGTGGCACGCCGAGACCGACGATTGATTCCACGACTCCCGGCAGTTTGACCTTCCGCCTTTCGTTCCGTTCGCCGTTGGCGCCCGAGAGCCTCTTTGGTCACCTGGCAGCTACCGGTGTACCTGGATATGAGGAGGTCCGTGCTGGTGCCTATCGACGTACGCTCCGGCTACCCAACGCCAACGGGATCGTCTCGCTTCGGCCACTCAGTGACCACGTGTCATGCCGGCTGGTCCTTCAGGACCTGCGTGATGTCCCCACTGCTATAGCAAGGTGCCGCCGGCTCCTCGACCTAGACTCCGATCCCGAGGCGTTCACTGCTGCCCTGTCCAACGATCCGGCGCTTTCCCGCGTGGTGGCTCATTCGCCAGGCCGTCGAATTCCGCGCACCGTAGACGGAGCAGAGATGGCAGTTCGGGTTGTACTCGGTCAACAGGTATCAACCAAGGCAGCGCGTACCCATGCTTCCCGCCTAGTAGCACAACACGGTACCCCGATCGATGATCCGGACGGTGGGTTGAGTCGAGTATTCCCGTCACCTCAGGCATTACAGAATCTTGATCCAGAGGCACTGGCGATGCCGAGGGCGCGACGGACAGCACTAGTGGCCTTGGTCGGCGCGCTGGCCGATGGTTCGGTTGAGCTTGATGCTGGCGCAGACAGTAGGCGTGCCCGTCACCACCTAGCGGAACTGCCTGGTATCGGCCCGTGGTCGGTTGAGCTCATCGCTATGCGAGCGCTTGGCGATCCAGATGCGTTTCCGGCTACCGATATGGGCGTGGTGAAGGGTGCTGCGGCGCTTGACCTGCCTGTGAGTCCTGCGGCACTGGTGGCTCACAGTCGACGGTGGCAGCCATGGCGGTCCTATGCTGTGCAATATTTATGGGCCACCCAGGATCATCCGATCAACCGTTGGCCACAGGGAGAGGCAACATGCAAGTGA